One genomic region from Kiloniellales bacterium encodes:
- a CDS encoding ABC transporter substrate-binding protein → MKTPGKPAFGRFATAGAAAALALAGWTASASADMAAAEKWIDDEFQPSTLSKEEQLKEMEWFIKAAEPFKGMEIKVVSETIPTHEYESKTLTQAFEEITGIKVTHDLIQEGDVIEKLQSQMQSGENLYDAYVNDSDLIGTHFRYGQVQNLTDWMAGEGKDVTLPTLDVDDFIGKSFTTGPDGKLYQLPDQQFANLYWFRYDWFQRADFKEQFKELYGYELGVPVNWSAYEDIAEFFSEHVREIDGKAVYGHMDYGKKAPDLGWRFTDAWLSMAGAGDVGLPNGKPVDEWGIRVDGCRPVGASVSRGGAANGPAAKYALRKYMDWLRKFAPPGALGMDFYQSLPSLAKGNVAQQIFWYTAFTASMVESQEQGNNTVDAEGTPLWRMAPSPHGPYWEEGQKLGYQDAGSWTLLNSTPVDRRKAAWLFAQFTVSKTVSLKKSHVGLTIIRDSDINHKSFTERAPKLGGLVEFYRSPARVAWTPSGTNVPDYPKLAQLWWQNIGEAVAGEVTPDTAMDNLAREQDKVLARLERSGVQGDCGPKLNKEEDEANWLNKAGSPKAKLANEKPQGETVDYDKLIQAWREGRVK, encoded by the coding sequence ATGAAGACCCCAGGAAAACCGGCCTTCGGCCGCTTCGCGACCGCCGGGGCGGCCGCGGCGCTCGCCCTCGCCGGGTGGACGGCAAGCGCTTCGGCCGACATGGCGGCCGCCGAGAAGTGGATCGACGACGAGTTCCAGCCCTCGACCCTGTCGAAGGAGGAACAGCTCAAGGAGATGGAGTGGTTCATCAAGGCGGCCGAGCCCTTCAAGGGCATGGAGATCAAGGTCGTCTCGGAGACCATCCCGACCCACGAGTATGAATCCAAGACCCTGACCCAGGCCTTCGAGGAGATCACCGGCATCAAGGTGACCCACGACCTGATCCAGGAAGGCGACGTCATCGAGAAGCTGCAGTCGCAGATGCAGTCGGGCGAGAACCTCTACGACGCCTACGTCAACGACTCCGACCTGATCGGCACCCACTTCCGCTACGGCCAGGTGCAGAACCTGACCGACTGGATGGCCGGCGAGGGCAAGGACGTCACCCTGCCGACCCTCGACGTCGACGACTTCATCGGCAAGTCCTTCACCACCGGCCCGGACGGCAAGCTCTACCAGCTGCCCGACCAGCAGTTCGCCAACCTCTACTGGTTCCGCTACGACTGGTTCCAGCGCGCCGACTTCAAGGAGCAGTTCAAGGAGCTCTACGGCTACGAGCTGGGCGTGCCGGTCAACTGGTCGGCCTACGAGGACATCGCCGAGTTCTTCTCGGAGCACGTCCGCGAGATCGACGGCAAGGCGGTCTACGGCCACATGGACTACGGCAAGAAGGCGCCGGACCTGGGCTGGCGCTTCACCGACGCCTGGCTGTCCATGGCCGGTGCCGGCGACGTGGGCCTGCCCAACGGCAAGCCGGTCGACGAGTGGGGCATCCGGGTCGACGGCTGCCGCCCGGTCGGCGCCAGCGTCAGCCGCGGCGGCGCGGCCAACGGCCCGGCCGCCAAGTACGCCCTGCGCAAGTACATGGACTGGCTGCGCAAGTTCGCCCCTCCGGGCGCTCTGGGCATGGACTTCTACCAGTCGCTGCCGAGCCTGGCGAAGGGCAACGTGGCCCAGCAGATCTTCTGGTACACGGCCTTCACCGCCTCGATGGTCGAGAGCCAGGAGCAGGGCAACAACACGGTCGACGCCGAGGGCACGCCGCTTTGGCGCATGGCGCCCTCGCCCCACGGCCCCTACTGGGAGGAAGGCCAGAAGCTGGGCTATCAGGACGCCGGGTCCTGGACCCTGCTGAACTCGACCCCGGTCGACCGGCGCAAGGCGGCCTGGCTCTTCGCCCAGTTCACGGTCTCCAAGACCGTGTCCCTGAAGAAGTCGCACGTCGGCCTGACGATCATCCGCGACAGCGACATCAACCATAAGTCCTTCACCGAGCGGGCGCCCAAGCTGGGCGGCCTGGTCGAGTTCTACCGCAGCCCGGCCCGCGTCGCCTGGACGCCCAGCGGCACCAACGTGCCGGACTACCCGAAGCTGGCCCAGCTCTGGTGGCAGAACATCGGCGAGGCGGTCGCCGGCGAGGTGACCCCGGACACGGCCATGGACAACCTGGCCCGCGAGCAGGACAAGGTCCTGGCCCGTCTCGAGCGCTCCGGCGTCCAGGGCGACTGCGGTCCCAAGCTCAACAAGGAAGAGGACGAGGCGAACTGGCTCAACAAGGCCGGCTCGCCCAAGGCGAAGCTCGCCAACGAGAAGCCCCAGGGCGAGACCGTCGACTACGACAAGCTGATCCAGGCCTGGCGCGAGGGCCGCGTCAAGTAG
- a CDS encoding 3-oxoacyl-[acyl-carrier-protein] synthase III C-terminal domain-containing protein: MTAGALIRPVEASGDRRAYITALGKFLPGAPVGNDAVEGFLGPLDARQRRIKNKALQQNGIATRHYALDREGRPLHSNAGMAAAAARDALGRSELTLGELEMLAAASSQGDLLAPGFASQVQGELGLPQAEIASFLSFCASGMMAVKSAWSNILGGQRRNGLVCASEFASRFLRAGYLQGAETSTDSEFLRWMLSDGAGAMVLEDRPNRQGLSLRVEFVDLVSYAGRFETCMYGGALKTGGNRPGLPWSNYPSLQEAVADGAFHLRQDLKLLDNIVLLGVRRYFELVEAGRIDPAAVDHALYHFSSEVFRGKTIRAAAEAGCPIDEDRLFTNLASKGNTGSASIFIMLEELFNERALAPGQQILCVVPESGRFIVATMLLTVVGPEEAEAKGAGVETVPISAVPATAGEAPSAAELKASLIRQLTLVWSDFEAELNRVPVIDKLNRGKLRLEDYKLVLLNLRQQVVEGARWIARAASNITAEGFDLRSTFLGHAHEEHRDFQMLERNYVAVGGRLEEIQSAEKNIGSEALSAWMFHKASRENPIDLLGAMFIIEGLGNRLALKWGQAFQDQLGLSPEQVSFLLYHGDNDDRHLDKMWAAFDSGILTPQLVRDIVKTAKVTARLYRLQLEELGKT; this comes from the coding sequence GTGACCGCCGGCGCCCTGATCAGGCCCGTCGAGGCGAGCGGCGACCGGCGGGCCTACATCACCGCTCTGGGCAAGTTCCTGCCGGGCGCGCCGGTCGGCAATGACGCGGTCGAGGGCTTCCTCGGCCCCCTCGACGCCCGGCAGCGGCGGATCAAGAACAAGGCGCTGCAGCAGAACGGCATCGCCACCCGCCACTACGCGCTCGACCGGGAGGGCCGGCCGCTGCACAGCAACGCCGGCATGGCCGCCGCGGCGGCGCGCGACGCGTTGGGCCGCAGCGAGCTGACTCTGGGCGAGCTGGAGATGCTCGCCGCCGCCTCCTCCCAGGGCGACCTCCTGGCCCCCGGCTTCGCCAGCCAGGTCCAGGGCGAGCTGGGCCTGCCTCAGGCCGAGATCGCCTCTTTCCTTAGCTTCTGCGCCAGCGGCATGATGGCGGTGAAGTCGGCCTGGTCGAACATCCTCGGCGGCCAGCGGCGCAACGGCTTGGTCTGCGCCTCCGAGTTCGCCAGCCGGTTCCTGCGCGCCGGCTACCTGCAGGGCGCCGAGACCAGCACCGACAGCGAGTTCCTGCGCTGGATGCTCTCCGACGGCGCCGGCGCCATGGTCCTGGAGGACCGGCCGAACCGCCAGGGCTTGTCGCTGCGGGTCGAGTTCGTCGACCTGGTGTCCTACGCCGGCCGCTTCGAGACCTGCATGTACGGCGGCGCGCTGAAGACCGGCGGCAACCGCCCCGGCCTGCCCTGGAGCAACTACCCCAGCCTGCAGGAGGCCGTGGCCGACGGCGCCTTCCACCTGCGCCAGGACCTCAAGCTGCTGGACAACATCGTCCTGCTCGGGGTGCGCCGCTACTTCGAGCTGGTCGAGGCCGGCCGCATCGATCCCGCGGCGGTCGACCACGCCCTCTACCACTTCTCCTCGGAGGTCTTCCGCGGCAAGACGATCCGGGCCGCGGCCGAGGCCGGCTGTCCCATCGACGAGGACCGGCTCTTCACCAACCTGGCCAGCAAGGGCAACACCGGCTCGGCCTCGATCTTCATCATGCTCGAGGAGCTCTTCAACGAGCGGGCGCTGGCGCCGGGCCAGCAGATCCTCTGCGTGGTCCCGGAGAGCGGCCGCTTTATCGTCGCGACCATGCTGCTGACCGTGGTCGGGCCCGAAGAGGCCGAGGCCAAGGGCGCTGGGGTCGAGACCGTCCCGATTTCCGCCGTGCCGGCGACCGCGGGGGAAGCGCCCTCGGCCGCCGAGCTCAAGGCCTCGCTGATCCGGCAGCTGACCCTGGTCTGGTCCGACTTCGAGGCCGAGCTCAACCGGGTCCCGGTCATCGACAAGCTGAACCGGGGCAAGCTGCGCCTCGAGGACTACAAGCTGGTGCTCTTGAACCTGCGCCAGCAGGTCGTCGAGGGCGCGCGCTGGATCGCCCGCGCCGCCTCCAACATCACCGCCGAGGGCTTCGACCTGCGCTCGACCTTCCTCGGCCACGCCCACGAGGAGCACCGCGACTTCCAGATGCTGGAGCGCAACTACGTCGCGGTCGGCGGCCGCCTGGAAGAGATCCAGAGTGCCGAGAAGAACATCGGCTCCGAGGCGCTCTCGGCCTGGATGTTCCACAAGGCCAGCCGCGAGAACCCCATCGACCTCCTGGGCGCCATGTTCATCATCGAGGGCCTGGGCAACCGCCTCGCCCTGAAGTGGGGCCAGGCCTTCCAGGACCAGCTCGGCCTGTCGCCGGAACAGGTCAGCTTCCTGCTCTACCACGGCGACAACGACGACCGGCACCTGGATAAGATGTGGGCGGCCTTCGACAGCGGCATCCTGACGCCGCAGCTGGTCAGGGACATCGTCAAGACCGCCAAGGTCACGGCGCGGCTCTATCGCTTGCAGCTTGAGGAGTTGGGCAAGACATGA
- a CDS encoding FecR domain-containing protein: MTQRFRRGLALLLAAAILPVTTWNAHADPAERVTAAAPIARVIQQAGPVEVRRDDAKLASHLGRLLYAGDSVVTGEGGRLLLEFTDRSLLALGSRTEVRLDDYAIENASGSLKGLLSLLGGILRMSIVQTTKAENFSVRTQTAVASARSTDWIVEAQPSETTVFVLSGVVTVADASRSTSVRVSPGEGTSVALTAAEGPTTPKIWGAKRAADALSRTGIE; this comes from the coding sequence GTGACGCAACGCTTCAGGCGCGGGCTGGCGCTTCTGCTGGCTGCCGCGATCTTGCCGGTCACAACGTGGAACGCGCACGCCGATCCGGCGGAGCGGGTCACCGCGGCCGCGCCCATTGCAAGGGTGATCCAGCAGGCCGGACCGGTCGAGGTGCGCCGGGACGACGCCAAGCTGGCATCGCATCTGGGCCGCCTGCTCTACGCGGGCGACAGCGTGGTCACGGGCGAGGGCGGCCGGCTCCTGCTGGAGTTCACCGATCGCTCCCTGCTCGCCTTGGGCTCCCGGACCGAAGTCCGCCTCGACGACTATGCCATCGAGAACGCTTCGGGGAGCCTCAAGGGCCTGCTTTCCCTTCTCGGCGGGATCCTGAGGATGAGCATTGTCCAGACCACCAAGGCCGAGAATTTCAGCGTCCGGACCCAGACCGCGGTCGCGTCCGCCCGCTCGACCGATTGGATCGTCGAGGCTCAGCCTTCGGAAACGACGGTTTTTGTGCTATCGGGGGTCGTGACGGTGGCGGACGCGTCGCGGTCCACCTCGGTCCGGGTTTCGCCGGGCGAGGGGACCAGCGTGGCGCTCACGGCGGCGGAGGGCCCGACGACACCGAAGATCTGGGGTGCAAAGCGGGCAGCCGATGCCCTTTCGAGGACCGGGATAGAGTAG
- a CDS encoding response regulator transcription factor has protein sequence MDVGISRLRIIVADEHPLIRIGLQEFLTRLSDEVEILEAKSLEDALEILDREGPFDLIITDLLVQAMRGFDGLRQLHQKAPDIPVVVLSVKDSAHDVRSSIEAGAMGFIPKTSSPEVMVNALKLVLSGGVYLPPNVLRGEPGRAAASLGGEGGGEAALSHLTPRQREVLALLAQGKTNKQIANELGLAAGTVKVHMSRILKALNVHNRTQAVIAASQFAKTGQIEP, from the coding sequence ATGGATGTGGGGATCTCGCGGCTGCGGATCATCGTCGCCGACGAACACCCCTTGATTCGCATCGGTCTGCAGGAGTTCCTGACACGACTGAGCGATGAAGTCGAGATCCTCGAGGCGAAGAGCCTGGAGGACGCCCTGGAAATCCTGGATCGGGAAGGTCCTTTCGACCTGATCATCACGGACCTGCTGGTCCAGGCCATGAGGGGCTTCGACGGGCTGCGGCAGCTGCACCAGAAGGCGCCGGACATCCCGGTGGTGGTGCTTTCGGTCAAGGACAGCGCACACGATGTGCGCAGCTCCATCGAGGCCGGCGCGATGGGCTTCATCCCCAAGACCTCGAGCCCCGAGGTCATGGTCAACGCCCTGAAACTGGTGCTGTCCGGCGGCGTCTACCTGCCGCCCAACGTGCTGCGCGGCGAGCCGGGGCGGGCCGCGGCTTCGCTCGGCGGCGAAGGCGGCGGGGAGGCGGCCCTGTCGCACCTGACGCCACGGCAACGGGAAGTCCTGGCGCTCCTGGCCCAGGGCAAGACCAACAAGCAGATCGCCAACGAGCTGGGCCTGGCGGCCGGCACGGTCAAGGTTCACATGTCGAGGATTTTGAAGGCCTTGAACGTGCACAACCGCACCCAGGCGGTGATCGCGGCCTCCCAGTTCGCCAAGACCGGGCAGATTGAACCTTAG
- a CDS encoding histone H1-like repetitive region-containing protein, with amino-acid sequence MATTRTAKASPKRKRTTTRKAATTRRKAATGRRTVSARSAAAKRRTTTKRKTTAKKTTARKTTAKRKPAAKKTAARKTTVKRKTTARKTTARRTTAKRKTAAKKPVRKTAAKRKTTARKPVRKTAAKRKTTARKPVRKTAAKRKTTARKPVRKTAAKRKTTARKPVRKTAAKRKTTARKPVRKTAAKRKTTARKPVRKTAAKRKTTARKPVRKTAAKRKTTARKPVRKTAAKRKTTARKPVRKTAAKRKTTARKPVRKTAAKRKTTARKPVRKTAAKRKTAAKKPVRKTMAKRKPAARKTVAKKRTTVKKKAVAKKPVAKKVESKDSSSMSLAMQPVFPSFPGGNRGFPNF; translated from the coding sequence ATGGCTACGACTCGAACGGCGAAAGCTTCGCCGAAACGTAAGCGTACGACGACGCGCAAGGCGGCCACGACCCGTCGCAAGGCTGCGACCGGTCGCCGGACCGTCTCCGCGCGGAGTGCGGCCGCGAAGCGTCGCACCACGACCAAGCGCAAGACCACTGCGAAGAAGACCACCGCTCGCAAGACGACCGCGAAGCGGAAGCCGGCCGCGAAGAAGACCGCGGCCCGCAAGACCACCGTCAAGCGCAAGACCACGGCCCGCAAGACCACCGCGCGCAGGACGACTGCGAAGCGGAAGACTGCGGCCAAGAAGCCGGTTCGCAAGACCGCGGCGAAGCGTAAGACGACCGCCCGCAAGCCGGTCCGCAAGACCGCCGCGAAGCGGAAGACCACGGCTCGCAAGCCGGTCCGCAAGACCGCTGCGAAGCGGAAGACCACGGCTCGCAAGCCGGTCCGCAAGACCGCGGCGAAGCGGAAGACCACCGCCCGCAAGCCGGTCCGCAAGACCGCGGCGAAGCGGAAGACGACCGCCCGCAAGCCGGTCCGCAAGACCGCGGCGAAGCGGAAGACGACCGCCCGCAAGCCGGTCCGCAAGACCGCTGCGAAGCGGAAGACGACCGCCCGCAAGCCGGTCCGCAAGACCGCCGCGAAGCGGAAGACCACGGCTCGCAAGCCGGTTCGCAAGACCGCTGCCAAGCGGAAGACCACGGCCCGCAAGCCGGTCCGCAAGACCGCGGCGAAGCGGAAGACGACCGCCCGCAAGCCGGTCCGCAAGACCGCTGCGAAGCGGAAGACCACGGCTCGCAAGCCGGTCCGCAAGACCGCGGCGAAGCGGAAGACTGCGGCCAAGAAGCCGGTTCGCAAGACCATGGCCAAGCGCAAGCCCGCCGCCAGGAAGACGGTCGCGAAAAAGCGCACGACGGTCAAAAAAAAAGCCGTCGCTAAGAAGCCGGTTGCCAAGAAGGTCGAATCGAAGGATTCGAGCTCGATGAGCCTGGCGATGCAGCCCGTGTTTCCCTCCTTCCCGGGCGGCAACCGAGGTTTCCCCAACTTCTGA
- a CDS encoding DUF2339 domain-containing protein, with protein MEAMLGLLAIVILGYLFIAPIFGIIAHSGVGRSETELRSLRNAVARLGEELAAARKAIEALQNGAPPASPAQDDAPRPAPEAPSPAPPPDPGTPPREEAPQESPPEPARPVAPPPAAAARAPDAGKRAAPAESGFTRLAGLEESLASRWLVWVGALALALGGAFLVKVSIERGWLGPGLRVTLGFLFGLACVGAGEWLRRRPLQKAIASLRPDYVPPALAGAGLFIAFASLYAAYALYGFLGPVTAFIALAAVALGGIALSLLQGPVIALIGLTGGFATPLLVSTGTPQPWPLFTYLLVISAAALGVVRYKDWWWLAWATLGGSFGWALLWLLTTHVPGQTLPLGLYILATTVVSFFVRAMPPEGAEKEESLLEVFLPLAPPARLFLVAASAAAALLWGLVQSDDHGNLSLAFAAVAVAGSVLVAWRFSVLQPVSYLGTLLALALLATWPLSYSGGGPVAGSGLRAMAMIFGLILGGGGFAVLWGARRPDVWAAFSASSSFLILVVIYWRVGRFEADLPWAGVALVLAALSVGAASLLARYRDRPGYDGALGVYAACCFAAIGLGTAIGLERAWLTVGLALQLPALAWVALNLRIHLLRNLAWVAAATVLVRLLANPEVLSYPLGTWSGFTWVLYGYGLPAVAFFFAAWWFRKQEDGPLVMLLEAGCIAFGVLLISFEIRTLLFGALDHPRYGLLEQSLHSIAWLSVAYGLAQLNARYPRKVMEWAWVILVGLAALQIAGLQVIVDNPLWSGEAVGDWPLLNVLLLAYAAPAAFALLFVPVFRRSAHPNFATPSGIAALVLTFFYVSLEVRRAFQGPDLSLPGMTDGELYAYSLVWLVYAAGLLGFAFLWSSAVLRYASLAIVLLAVGKVFLIDMAELTGLLRALSFAGLGLALIGIGIFYQRVVFAPQKPREAV; from the coding sequence ATGGAGGCCATGCTCGGGCTGCTCGCGATCGTGATCCTGGGCTACCTTTTCATCGCACCGATCTTCGGAATCATCGCCCACTCCGGCGTCGGCCGCAGCGAGACCGAGCTCCGCAGCCTGCGGAACGCGGTCGCCCGTCTGGGCGAGGAGCTGGCCGCGGCCAGAAAGGCGATCGAGGCGCTGCAGAACGGTGCGCCCCCGGCGTCGCCGGCGCAGGACGACGCGCCCCGGCCCGCGCCCGAGGCGCCATCCCCCGCGCCCCCGCCCGATCCCGGGACCCCGCCACGGGAGGAGGCGCCGCAAGAGAGCCCGCCGGAGCCGGCGCGGCCCGTTGCGCCGCCGCCGGCCGCCGCCGCTCGCGCCCCCGACGCCGGCAAGCGAGCTGCGCCGGCGGAAAGCGGGTTCACCCGCTTGGCCGGCCTGGAGGAATCCCTGGCCTCGCGCTGGCTGGTCTGGGTCGGCGCCCTGGCCCTGGCCCTGGGCGGCGCCTTCCTGGTCAAGGTCTCGATCGAGCGCGGCTGGCTCGGGCCCGGCCTGCGCGTCACCCTCGGCTTCCTCTTCGGCCTGGCCTGCGTCGGCGCCGGCGAATGGCTGCGGCGCCGGCCCCTGCAGAAAGCGATCGCCAGCCTGCGCCCGGACTACGTGCCGCCGGCCTTGGCCGGCGCCGGGCTTTTCATCGCCTTTGCCAGCCTCTATGCGGCCTACGCGCTCTACGGCTTCCTCGGCCCGGTGACGGCCTTCATCGCCTTGGCCGCGGTCGCCCTGGGCGGGATCGCCCTGTCCCTGCTGCAAGGGCCGGTCATCGCCCTGATCGGCCTGACCGGCGGCTTCGCGACGCCCCTGCTGGTCTCCACCGGCACGCCGCAGCCCTGGCCGCTCTTCACCTATCTCCTGGTGATCTCCGCCGCCGCGCTTGGCGTGGTGCGCTACAAGGACTGGTGGTGGCTGGCCTGGGCGACCCTGGGCGGCAGCTTCGGCTGGGCCCTGCTCTGGCTGCTGACCACGCATGTCCCCGGCCAGACTCTGCCGCTCGGGCTCTACATCCTGGCAACGACCGTGGTCAGCTTTTTCGTCCGGGCGATGCCGCCCGAGGGCGCCGAGAAGGAGGAGTCCCTCCTGGAGGTCTTCCTGCCGCTCGCGCCGCCGGCTCGGCTCTTCCTAGTCGCCGCCTCGGCGGCCGCGGCGCTGCTTTGGGGCCTGGTCCAGAGCGACGACCACGGCAACCTCTCCCTGGCCTTCGCGGCGGTCGCGGTGGCCGGCTCGGTCCTGGTGGCCTGGCGCTTCAGCGTCCTCCAGCCGGTGAGCTATCTCGGCACCCTGCTCGCGTTGGCGCTGCTCGCGACCTGGCCGCTGTCCTATTCGGGCGGCGGGCCGGTCGCGGGCTCCGGCCTGCGGGCCATGGCTATGATCTTCGGGCTGATCCTCGGCGGCGGCGGCTTCGCCGTGCTCTGGGGCGCGCGCCGGCCGGACGTCTGGGCCGCCTTCTCGGCCTCCAGCTCTTTCCTGATCCTGGTCGTGATCTATTGGCGCGTCGGCCGCTTCGAGGCGGACCTGCCCTGGGCCGGCGTGGCCCTGGTCTTGGCCGCGCTCTCGGTCGGCGCCGCCAGCCTGCTGGCCCGCTACCGCGACCGGCCCGGCTACGACGGCGCGCTCGGCGTCTACGCCGCCTGCTGCTTCGCTGCGATCGGCCTGGGCACGGCGATCGGCCTGGAGCGGGCCTGGCTGACCGTCGGCCTGGCGCTTCAGCTGCCGGCGCTGGCCTGGGTCGCGCTCAACCTGCGCATCCACTTGCTGCGCAACCTGGCCTGGGTCGCCGCGGCGACGGTGCTGGTGCGCCTGCTGGCGAACCCCGAGGTCCTGTCCTATCCGCTCGGCACCTGGTCGGGCTTCACCTGGGTGCTCTACGGCTACGGTCTGCCGGCGGTCGCCTTCTTCTTCGCCGCCTGGTGGTTCCGCAAGCAGGAGGACGGGCCTCTGGTCATGTTGCTCGAGGCCGGCTGCATCGCCTTCGGCGTGCTGCTGATCAGCTTCGAGATCCGCACGCTCCTCTTCGGCGCGCTCGACCATCCGCGCTACGGGTTGCTCGAGCAGAGCCTGCACAGCATCGCCTGGCTCTCCGTCGCCTACGGGCTGGCGCAGTTGAATGCGCGCTATCCCCGCAAGGTGATGGAATGGGCCTGGGTGATTCTGGTCGGACTCGCGGCGCTGCAGATTGCCGGGTTGCAGGTCATCGTCGACAATCCCTTGTGGAGCGGCGAGGCGGTCGGCGACTGGCCGCTGCTCAACGTCCTGCTGCTCGCCTACGCTGCGCCCGCGGCCTTCGCATTGCTCTTCGTTCCGGTGTTTCGGCGAAGCGCGCATCCGAATTTTGCCACGCCGTCCGGAATCGCCGCGCTGGTACTAACTTTTTTTTACGTCAGCCTGGAGGTCCGACGCGCCTTCCAGGGGCCGGACCTGTCGCTGCCGGGCATGACCGACGGCGAGCTCTACGCCTATTCGCTGGTCTGGTTGGTCTACGCGGCCGGGCTGCTCGGGTTCGCCTTCCTGTGGTCCAGCGCGGTGCTGCGCTACGCTTCTCTGGCCATCGTATTGCTCGCCGTCGGCAAGGTCTTCCTGATCGACATGGCCGAGCTGACGGGCTTGCTGCGCGCCCTTTCCTTTGCCGGACTTGGCCTAGCGTTGATTGGAATCGGCATTTTCTATCAAAGGGTTGTCTTTGCTCCACAGAAGCCGCGAGAAGCCGTTTAG
- a CDS encoding adenylate/guanylate cyclase domain-containing protein: MPKHLAISRPSGPLRRFKSQAGLVMAAVTLVALFYAVWHDAGLLRGIEGRLLDWRFQLRGERQPGSETVIVEIDDASVAALGGWPLPRESLAAMVGALSADGAKVIAIDLLLVDAPGSRGRRSVSSDRALATALSRAGNVILPFAFTFDSAEANYRQVPSEIGEVAFKVVRQSAAQGAGLGFGGAPRPTGLLAPAKRFLRPSFPAQVNVFLEPDGALRQANPALAFGERHFPSLPVEALRMFLDQPRSAVALHLGEGISIGELFVPTDADLRLPVNYYGPEGKFKHYVLTDVLEGRLPPGTFNGRIVMVGATALGVGDAFSTPFSQRLPGVEHFATLVDNMLHDRVLRRGDWTFALDLLVIFACGLASLILLPIRAPLVGVGVSLGLVALCVVGNLFAFTAAGLWLNMTFPLIAIVLSLGILTVGSHLGAHQDRRVAEGERAEMARFVSPLATSQLSQEVRTNPEGQGHHATVVFADLKGFTSLSENLSPGETMTLLRRFHRAVERAVLSNSGTIDKFVGDGAMAVFGVPNSDPAAAVNALRAVRQLIAEVETLNDELDRQRLPMLDVRAGLHFGPVTLGVLGGNRQSQVTVTGDTVNIASRLESLTRNENAKIIASDAVIESARAMGGEAVVRGFHELPMRTIRGRRRPLGVWALLAPQRSGGAQSRLVGPVG, translated from the coding sequence GTGCCCAAGCATCTTGCCATAAGCCGGCCTTCGGGGCCTTTGCGCCGCTTTAAGAGCCAGGCCGGGCTGGTGATGGCCGCCGTGACCCTGGTCGCGCTGTTCTACGCGGTCTGGCACGACGCCGGCCTGTTGCGCGGGATCGAAGGGCGCCTGCTGGACTGGCGCTTCCAGTTGCGCGGCGAGCGGCAACCGGGAAGCGAAACCGTGATCGTCGAGATCGACGACGCCTCCGTCGCCGCCCTCGGCGGTTGGCCGCTGCCCAGGGAAAGCCTGGCCGCCATGGTCGGCGCGCTCTCGGCCGACGGGGCCAAGGTGATCGCGATCGACCTGCTGCTGGTCGACGCGCCGGGCTCCCGGGGCCGGCGGTCGGTTTCCAGCGACCGGGCGCTGGCCACCGCGCTCAGCCGCGCCGGCAACGTGATCCTGCCCTTCGCCTTCACCTTCGACTCGGCCGAGGCCAACTATCGCCAAGTGCCGAGCGAGATCGGCGAGGTCGCCTTCAAGGTGGTCAGGCAGAGCGCCGCGCAGGGCGCCGGCCTGGGCTTCGGCGGAGCGCCGCGGCCGACCGGGCTGCTGGCGCCGGCCAAGCGTTTCCTGCGGCCGTCCTTTCCGGCCCAGGTCAACGTCTTTCTGGAACCCGACGGCGCCCTGCGCCAGGCCAATCCGGCGCTCGCCTTCGGCGAACGCCACTTTCCCTCGCTCCCGGTCGAAGCCCTGCGGATGTTCCTCGACCAGCCGCGCAGCGCCGTTGCCCTTCACCTGGGCGAGGGGATCTCGATCGGCGAGCTTTTCGTGCCGACCGATGCCGACCTGCGCCTGCCGGTCAACTATTACGGGCCCGAGGGCAAGTTCAAGCACTACGTCCTGACCGACGTCCTCGAGGGACGCCTGCCGCCGGGCACCTTCAACGGGCGGATCGTCATGGTCGGCGCGACCGCGCTCGGGGTCGGTGACGCCTTCTCGACGCCCTTCAGCCAGCGGCTGCCCGGCGTCGAGCATTTCGCCACCCTGGTCGACAACATGCTCCACGACCGGGTCCTGCGCCGCGGCGACTGGACCTTCGCCCTCGACCTTCTGGTGATCTTCGCCTGTGGGCTGGCCAGCCTGATCCTGCTGCCGATCCGTGCACCGCTGGTCGGGGTCGGGGTTTCGCTGGGGCTGGTCGCGCTCTGCGTGGTCGGCAACCTTTTCGCCTTCACCGCCGCCGGTCTGTGGCTCAACATGACCTTTCCCCTGATCGCGATCGTGCTTTCGCTCGGCATCCTGACGGTCGGCAGCCACCTCGGCGCCCATCAGGACCGCCGCGTCGCCGAAGGCGAGCGCGCCGAGATGGCGCGCTTCGTCTCGCCGCTCGCGACCAGCCAGCTGTCGCAGGAGGTGCGGACCAACCCGGAGGGCCAGGGCCACCACGCCACCGTGGTCTTCGCCGATCTCAAGGGCTTCACCTCGCTCAGCGAGAACCTCTCGCCCGGCGAGACCATGACACTCCTGCGCCGCTTCCACCGTGCGGTGGAGCGCGCGGTGCTGTCCAACTCGGGGACCATCGACAAGTTCGTCGGCGACGGCGCGATGGCGGTCTTCGGGGTTCCGAACAGCGATCCGGCGGCCGCGGTCAACGCGCTCAGGGCGGTGCGCCAGCTGATCGCCGAGGTCGAGACTCTGAACGACGAGCTGGATCGCCAGCGCCTGCCCATGCTCGACGTCCGGGCCGGGCTGCATTTCGGCCCGGTGACCCTGGGCGTGCTGGGCGGCAACCGCCAGTCCCAGGTGACCGTGACCGGGGACACGGTCAACATCGCCAGCCGCCTGGAAAGCCTGACCCGCAACGAGAACGCCAAGATCATCGCCTCCGACGCCGTGATCGAGAGCGCCCGGGCGATGGGCGGCGAGGCCGTGGTCCGGGGCTTCCACGAGCTGCCGATGCGGACCATCCGCGGCCGCCGGCGCCCGCTCGGTGTCTGGGCCCTGCTCGCGCCACAGCGCAGCGGCGGCGCCCAGTCCCGCCTGGTCGGCCCGGTCGGCTAG